Proteins encoded within one genomic window of Eurosta solidaginis isolate ZX-2024a chromosome 1, ASM4086904v1, whole genome shotgun sequence:
- the LOC137236647 gene encoding protein transport protein Sec24C-like, which yields MAEKKKQSPAPVTGKYQQPQQYDQAQRRLDPDQMPNPMSVIIENQNSAGGAFITNEQGLLPPLVITKYVVEDQGNSSPRYVSSSSYCIPATADLLKTTTLAITLTVSPMARTIVYYIVWQLNSRLCCE from the exons atggcggaaaagaaaaag caatcacctgcacctgttactggtaaatatcaacagccgcaacagtatgatcaagcccaacgccgtttagatcccgatcagatgccaaatccgatgagcgttatcattgaaaatcaaaatagcgctggtggtgcttttattactaatgaacagggtttattaccaccattggtgatcacaaaatatgtggtagaagatcagggtaactcctcgccacgttacgttag ttcGTCTtcgtattgcatacctgcaacagctgatttattaaaaacaacaactttggccattacacttaccgtctcaccaatggcacgcaccattgtttactatatagtttggcagcttaattcgaggttatgttgcgaatag